CAAATTAAAAGATAAAATTTACTACCGTCACACTCAATTTGCTGGTGGTTTAAAAACTCGCACAGCAGGCGAAATGAAAGAAAAATATCCAACTCAAATGTTGGAATTAGCAATCAAAGGCATGCTTCCTAAAAACTCTTTAGGTCGTCAAATGTTCAACAAACTACACGTTTATACTGGTTCTGAACACCCACATGCTGCACAAAAACCTGAAGCTTACGAGCTTCGCGGATAATAATTAGAGGAGGATACAAACCTTGGCACAAGTTCAATATATCGGCACAGGTCGTCGTAAAAGCTCAACTGCCCGCGTACGTTTAGTACCAGGCGAAGGCAAAATCGTTATCAACAACCGCGACGTTGAAAACTACGTCCCATTCGCATCTTTACGCGAAGTTATTAAACAACCATTAGTAGCAACTGAAACTCTAGGCAGCTATGATGTTTACGTAAATGTAAACGGTGGTGGTTTCACAGGTCAAGCAGGCGCAATCCGCCACGGTATCGCTCGTGCGTTACTAACAGTTGACCCTGATTTCCGTCCAGCACTTAAATCAGCAGGTCTACTTACTCGTGACCCTCGTATGAAAGAACGTAAAAAATACGGTCTTAAAGGCGCTCGTCGTGCACCTCAATTCTCAAAACGTTAATTATTGGTGCTTCCAAGACTCTCAACCGATTTGGTTGGGAGTCTTTTTTATATGCCTTTTAAGTAAGAACCATAAGGTTGAGAAATTAGGTAGGCATATGAAATTCTTCGATAATAAAAAAAGTGACCGCTTTTATACGGTCACTTAGAAATCGTTTTTCTATCTGTATAGCTCTTTTTGGTTCTTATCCAACTTGTTGATCCGATGGTAAATGCGGAATAGTACTTGTACTAGTGGTTCAAGTTTTTTTGAGAAATAAACCACAAGACTACTTGTTGCCAAAGAAAGTACGATACTTCCGATCACGTCATATGGATAATGAACGCCAATATATATACGTGAAAGTCCAACCATTGTAGCCCACAGTAAAATAATATATTTACCACGGGTGTTTCGTAAAAACAATGTCCATGCAATCGCAAATACTAATACTGCATGATCACTTACGAATGAAGAGTCTGCTGCATGCGCTACTAATTTGTGGACATGGTGTGTTACAAATGGACGGGGGTGATAATAGAAAAAGTGGATAATTACATTAATAAATAATGCAATTGCTGCAGAAAAAGCAGCATATACTGTAGTGTATCTTATTTCGATACCCTTTTGTTTATTCCCTATAAACCAAAGGTATAACAGCAGAAGGACAACCACATATGGGAGACTATTTGAAAGGAATATCATCAAATTATCCAATAATGTGGAATGTCCGGCTAGTCCATTAATTTGTTGAAATAGCTCGTAATTCATTTCTTTTAATTCCTCCACAAAATAAATTCTATATTAATTGACGAATTAACTTAATTAAAGTTGTCGCTATTTCAGGATACTACAGTAAAAAAGTTTATGAATAAAAATAAAATGAAAGTATTATTAAAAATCTATTAAAAAGATAATGCGATCAAAAAATTATGTGGAG
This window of the Rummeliibacillus pycnus genome carries:
- the rplM gene encoding 50S ribosomal protein L13, encoding MRTTFMAKGHEVERKWLVVDAEGQTLGRLASEVAAILRGKHKAIYTPNVDTGDHVIIINAEKIELTGNKLKDKIYYRHTQFAGGLKTRTAGEMKEKYPTQMLELAIKGMLPKNSLGRQMFNKLHVYTGSEHPHAAQKPEAYELRG
- the rpsI gene encoding 30S ribosomal protein S9, yielding MAQVQYIGTGRRKSSTARVRLVPGEGKIVINNRDVENYVPFASLREVIKQPLVATETLGSYDVYVNVNGGGFTGQAGAIRHGIARALLTVDPDFRPALKSAGLLTRDPRMKERKKYGLKGARRAPQFSKR
- a CDS encoding undecaprenyl-diphosphatase, with product MNYELFQQINGLAGHSTLLDNLMIFLSNSLPYVVVLLLLYLWFIGNKQKGIEIRYTTVYAAFSAAIALFINVIIHFFYYHPRPFVTHHVHKLVAHAADSSFVSDHAVLVFAIAWTLFLRNTRGKYIILLWATMVGLSRIYIGVHYPYDVIGSIVLSLATSSLVVYFSKKLEPLVQVLFRIYHRINKLDKNQKELYR